The following are encoded in a window of Anopheles stephensi strain Indian chromosome X, UCI_ANSTEP_V1.0, whole genome shotgun sequence genomic DNA:
- the LOC118505592 gene encoding transmembrane channel-like protein 3 isoform X1 — protein sequence MARHRAVLSEATFRVDVNEIGNGRQQLGSNGMDGAAGGGPKAYPPEEEDKIEVLQDVHGQEEQLSHEVGLFAPVGGNPLASQEDQFQGVNVSFSQSFRRWSSNFGRSVKNNKRTVYNKTIRLMPSRIQKTLSIDGDLITTSASDVDHITMELGQREQLMEDNPIAEQLRIETIKSIAHKISTKRQIREQLSQTVNRRATRSKSIGLIRRYRYSGKLYATRAAKLLKSFVTNFELFYGSMKQIEGHFGSRISAYFKFLRQLLVLNLVLLLFIGSFVIFPQLLAGHEPAGSVRDVNARQDFHLRDLFTGEGYLSESVMYYGSYSNRSFTLVPGTAEYSLPHAYFLTITILSLATFVIVSISMGRSYRISFIESSATVQNILTHKIVCSWDYGIANEKAARLKHATILNELRDYLAQRNRPPFVAGRWHRLRREAVRLVVHVTVLTMISAVAASLWALLARFGETDHFTAWSALYVSVVSNVTMVAFGYACQLLGQLEQYRQVATRLNINLLRHFLLQLTIVGVLLAYWLTRTHTAAGCWETLIGQELYRLLVVDFFISTVLLCAVRGIRYLLHARYGPVRKGTRSPTPATCLLARYLTPPPFCIETHSLGLVYNQTLLWFGVLFAPLLVLLVALKLLLVFYINKFELIYLCQPPARLWRSSQTQTLFLVLVFVSLFGVLLTHGYIIMQVPVSTGCGPFRGTEYMYQLFMQGILKLREEHLFWRVFVYITKPAIIGGVLLTMGVVTYYLRAKSRAQVAKVKLLKELLRMEAKDKEFLLANLSKVTRGKDSTEQLELDRIELVGGGRVNGPADKYYTDPCATWRYEETPRKSDDGTGNSAAANESTGSCSGYQRFEDEEQLRMRRT from the exons ATGGCCCGCCACCGTGCCGTACTGAGCGAGGCAACATTTCGCGTCGATGTGAACGAGATTGGCAATGGACGACAGCAGCTAGGAAGCAATGGTATGGACGGTGCGGCTGGCGGTGGACCGAAAGCTTACCcaccggaggaggaggataAAATCGAGGTGCTGCAGGACGTGCACGGGCAGGAAGAACAGCTGAGCCACGAGGTGGGATTGTTTGCTCCGGTGGGTGGTAATCCACTCGCCAGCCAGGAGGATCAGTTTCAGGGTGTTAATGTTAGTTTCTCGCAG AGCTTCCGGCGCTGGTCAAGCAATTTCGGGCGGAGTGTGAAGAACAATAAACGCACCGTGTACAACAAAACCATCCGGTTGATGCCGTCTCGGATACAGAAAA CGCTCTCGATCGATGGCGATCTAATCACGACCAGCGCATCGGACGTCGATCACATCACGATGGAGCTCGGCCAGCGGGAACAGCTGATGGAGGACAATCCGATCGCGGAACAGCTGCGCATCGAAACGATCAAATCGATCGCGCACAAAATCTCCACCAAGCGGCAAATTCGCGAGCAGCTGTCCCAAACCGTCAACCGGCGTGCCACGCGTTCCAAATCGATCGGCCTGATCCGGCGGTACCGGTACAGCGGGAAGCTGTATGCGACCCGGGCCGCCAAGCTGCTGAAAAGCTTCGTCACCAACTTTGAGCTGTTTTACGGCAGCATGAAACAGATCGAGGGCCATTTCGGGAGCCGGATCAGTGCGTACTTTAAGTTTCTGCGgcagctgctggtgctgaatctggtgctgctgctgtttattGGTTCGTTCGTGATCTTTCCGCAGCTGCTGGCCGGCCACGAGCCGGCCGGTTCGGTGCGGGATGTTAACGCACGGCAGGACTTTCATCTGCGCGATCTGTTCACCGGTGAG GGTTACCTCAGCGAATCGGTCATGTACTATGGATCGTACAGCAATCGTTCGTTCACGCTGGTGCCCGGTACGGCCGAGTACAGTCTTCCGCACGCCTACTTCCTCACCATCACCATACTATCCCTGGCAACGTTCGTCATCGTGTCGATCAGTATGGGCCGGTCGTACCGGATCAGCTTCATCGAGTCGAGCGCCACGGTACAGAACATCCTGACGCACAAGATCGTCTGCTCGTGGGACTACGGCATAGCGAATGAGAAGGCGGCCCGGCTCAAGCACGCCACCATACTGAACGAGCTGCGCGACTATCTCGCCCAACGGAACCGTCCACCGTTCGTTGCCGGCCGGTGGCATCGATTGCGCCGGGAAGCCGTACGGCTGGTGGTGCACGTGACCGTCCTCACCATGATCAGTGCGGTGGCCGCTAGTTTGTGGGCACTGCTGGCACGGTTCGGCGAGACGGATCACTTTACCGCCTGGTCCGCACTGTACGTGTCGGTCGTGTCGAACGTGACGATGGTGGCGTTCGGCTACGCCTGCCAACTGCTGGGCCAGCTCGAGCAGTACCGCCAGGTAGCGACCCGACTCAACATCAACCTGCTGCGCCACTTTCTGCTCCAGCTGACGATTGTCGGTGTGCTGTTGGCGTACTGGTTGACGAGGACACACACCGCCGCCGGGTGCTGGGAGACGCTCATCGGCCAGGAGCTGTACCgactgctggtggtggactTCTTCATCTCGACGGTGCTGCTGTGCGCTGTGCGAGGCATTCGCTACCTGCTGCACGCCCGTTACGGCCCCGTCCGGAAAGGTACGCGCAGCCCAACACCGGCAACGTGCCTGCTGGCACGCTACctaacaccaccaccgttctGCATCGAAACGCACAGCCTGGGCCTGGTGTACAATCAAACGCTGCTATGGTTTGGGGTACTGTTTGCACCGCTGCTCGTGCTGCTTGTCGCCCTGAAGCTGCTGCTCGTCTTCTACATCAACAAGTTCGAGCTGATCTATCTCTGCCAACCGCCGGCCCGGTTGTGGCGCTCGAGCCAAACGCAAACCCTGTTCCTGGTGCTGGTGTTTGTGTCACTGTTCGGCGTACTGCTCACGCACGGCTACATCATCATGCAGGTCCCGGTGAGCACCGGGTGCGGGCCGTTCCGTGGCACCGAGTACATGTACCAGCTGTTCATGCAGGGCATACTGAAGCTGCGCGAAGAGCATCTGTTCTGGCGCGTGTTCGTCTACATCACCAAACCGGCCATCATCGGGGGCGTGCTGCTAACGATGGGTGTCGTCACGTACTATCTGCGAGCGAAATCCCGTGCCCAGGTAGCGAAGGTAAAGCTGCTAAAGGAGCTGCTCCGCATGGAGGCGAAGGATAAGGAGTTTTTGCTCGCGAACCTAAGCAAAGTGACGCGTGGCAAGGACAGTACCGAACAGCTCGAACTCGACCGCATCGAGCTGGTTGGTGGGGGACGCGTTAATGGTCCCGCCGACAAGTATTATACCGATCCGTGCGCCACCTGGCGGTACGAAGAAACGCCACGGAAATCTGATGACGGTACGGGAAATTCTGCTGCCGCCAACGAATCTACCGGATCCTGCTCCGGATATCAGC GATTTGAGGATGAGGAACAGTTGCGAATGAGAAGAACCTAA
- the LOC118505592 gene encoding transmembrane channel-like protein 3 isoform X2, with protein sequence MARHRAVLSEATFRVDVNEIGNGRQQLGSNGMDGAAGGGPKAYPPEEEDKIEVLQDVHGQEEQLSHEVGLFAPVGGNPLASQEDQFQGVNSFRRWSSNFGRSVKNNKRTVYNKTIRLMPSRIQKTLSIDGDLITTSASDVDHITMELGQREQLMEDNPIAEQLRIETIKSIAHKISTKRQIREQLSQTVNRRATRSKSIGLIRRYRYSGKLYATRAAKLLKSFVTNFELFYGSMKQIEGHFGSRISAYFKFLRQLLVLNLVLLLFIGSFVIFPQLLAGHEPAGSVRDVNARQDFHLRDLFTGEGYLSESVMYYGSYSNRSFTLVPGTAEYSLPHAYFLTITILSLATFVIVSISMGRSYRISFIESSATVQNILTHKIVCSWDYGIANEKAARLKHATILNELRDYLAQRNRPPFVAGRWHRLRREAVRLVVHVTVLTMISAVAASLWALLARFGETDHFTAWSALYVSVVSNVTMVAFGYACQLLGQLEQYRQVATRLNINLLRHFLLQLTIVGVLLAYWLTRTHTAAGCWETLIGQELYRLLVVDFFISTVLLCAVRGIRYLLHARYGPVRKGTRSPTPATCLLARYLTPPPFCIETHSLGLVYNQTLLWFGVLFAPLLVLLVALKLLLVFYINKFELIYLCQPPARLWRSSQTQTLFLVLVFVSLFGVLLTHGYIIMQVPVSTGCGPFRGTEYMYQLFMQGILKLREEHLFWRVFVYITKPAIIGGVLLTMGVVTYYLRAKSRAQVAKVKLLKELLRMEAKDKEFLLANLSKVTRGKDSTEQLELDRIELVGGGRVNGPADKYYTDPCATWRYEETPRKSDDGTGNSAAANESTGSCSGYQRFEDEEQLRMRRT encoded by the exons ATGGCCCGCCACCGTGCCGTACTGAGCGAGGCAACATTTCGCGTCGATGTGAACGAGATTGGCAATGGACGACAGCAGCTAGGAAGCAATGGTATGGACGGTGCGGCTGGCGGTGGACCGAAAGCTTACCcaccggaggaggaggataAAATCGAGGTGCTGCAGGACGTGCACGGGCAGGAAGAACAGCTGAGCCACGAGGTGGGATTGTTTGCTCCGGTGGGTGGTAATCCACTCGCCAGCCAGGAGGATCAGTTTCAGGGTGTTAAT AGCTTCCGGCGCTGGTCAAGCAATTTCGGGCGGAGTGTGAAGAACAATAAACGCACCGTGTACAACAAAACCATCCGGTTGATGCCGTCTCGGATACAGAAAA CGCTCTCGATCGATGGCGATCTAATCACGACCAGCGCATCGGACGTCGATCACATCACGATGGAGCTCGGCCAGCGGGAACAGCTGATGGAGGACAATCCGATCGCGGAACAGCTGCGCATCGAAACGATCAAATCGATCGCGCACAAAATCTCCACCAAGCGGCAAATTCGCGAGCAGCTGTCCCAAACCGTCAACCGGCGTGCCACGCGTTCCAAATCGATCGGCCTGATCCGGCGGTACCGGTACAGCGGGAAGCTGTATGCGACCCGGGCCGCCAAGCTGCTGAAAAGCTTCGTCACCAACTTTGAGCTGTTTTACGGCAGCATGAAACAGATCGAGGGCCATTTCGGGAGCCGGATCAGTGCGTACTTTAAGTTTCTGCGgcagctgctggtgctgaatctggtgctgctgctgtttattGGTTCGTTCGTGATCTTTCCGCAGCTGCTGGCCGGCCACGAGCCGGCCGGTTCGGTGCGGGATGTTAACGCACGGCAGGACTTTCATCTGCGCGATCTGTTCACCGGTGAG GGTTACCTCAGCGAATCGGTCATGTACTATGGATCGTACAGCAATCGTTCGTTCACGCTGGTGCCCGGTACGGCCGAGTACAGTCTTCCGCACGCCTACTTCCTCACCATCACCATACTATCCCTGGCAACGTTCGTCATCGTGTCGATCAGTATGGGCCGGTCGTACCGGATCAGCTTCATCGAGTCGAGCGCCACGGTACAGAACATCCTGACGCACAAGATCGTCTGCTCGTGGGACTACGGCATAGCGAATGAGAAGGCGGCCCGGCTCAAGCACGCCACCATACTGAACGAGCTGCGCGACTATCTCGCCCAACGGAACCGTCCACCGTTCGTTGCCGGCCGGTGGCATCGATTGCGCCGGGAAGCCGTACGGCTGGTGGTGCACGTGACCGTCCTCACCATGATCAGTGCGGTGGCCGCTAGTTTGTGGGCACTGCTGGCACGGTTCGGCGAGACGGATCACTTTACCGCCTGGTCCGCACTGTACGTGTCGGTCGTGTCGAACGTGACGATGGTGGCGTTCGGCTACGCCTGCCAACTGCTGGGCCAGCTCGAGCAGTACCGCCAGGTAGCGACCCGACTCAACATCAACCTGCTGCGCCACTTTCTGCTCCAGCTGACGATTGTCGGTGTGCTGTTGGCGTACTGGTTGACGAGGACACACACCGCCGCCGGGTGCTGGGAGACGCTCATCGGCCAGGAGCTGTACCgactgctggtggtggactTCTTCATCTCGACGGTGCTGCTGTGCGCTGTGCGAGGCATTCGCTACCTGCTGCACGCCCGTTACGGCCCCGTCCGGAAAGGTACGCGCAGCCCAACACCGGCAACGTGCCTGCTGGCACGCTACctaacaccaccaccgttctGCATCGAAACGCACAGCCTGGGCCTGGTGTACAATCAAACGCTGCTATGGTTTGGGGTACTGTTTGCACCGCTGCTCGTGCTGCTTGTCGCCCTGAAGCTGCTGCTCGTCTTCTACATCAACAAGTTCGAGCTGATCTATCTCTGCCAACCGCCGGCCCGGTTGTGGCGCTCGAGCCAAACGCAAACCCTGTTCCTGGTGCTGGTGTTTGTGTCACTGTTCGGCGTACTGCTCACGCACGGCTACATCATCATGCAGGTCCCGGTGAGCACCGGGTGCGGGCCGTTCCGTGGCACCGAGTACATGTACCAGCTGTTCATGCAGGGCATACTGAAGCTGCGCGAAGAGCATCTGTTCTGGCGCGTGTTCGTCTACATCACCAAACCGGCCATCATCGGGGGCGTGCTGCTAACGATGGGTGTCGTCACGTACTATCTGCGAGCGAAATCCCGTGCCCAGGTAGCGAAGGTAAAGCTGCTAAAGGAGCTGCTCCGCATGGAGGCGAAGGATAAGGAGTTTTTGCTCGCGAACCTAAGCAAAGTGACGCGTGGCAAGGACAGTACCGAACAGCTCGAACTCGACCGCATCGAGCTGGTTGGTGGGGGACGCGTTAATGGTCCCGCCGACAAGTATTATACCGATCCGTGCGCCACCTGGCGGTACGAAGAAACGCCACGGAAATCTGATGACGGTACGGGAAATTCTGCTGCCGCCAACGAATCTACCGGATCCTGCTCCGGATATCAGC GATTTGAGGATGAGGAACAGTTGCGAATGAGAAGAACCTAA